One part of the Streptococcus sp. oral taxon 431 genome encodes these proteins:
- a CDS encoding amino acid ABC transporter permease, translated as MQDSGMQVLFQGNNLLRILQGLGVTIGISILSVLLSMIFGTVMGIIMTSHSRVIRFLTRFYLEFIRIMPQLVLLFIVYFGLARNFNINISGETSAIIVFTLWGTAEMGDLVRGAITSLPKHQFESGQALGLTKFQLYYYIIIPQVLRRLLPQAINLVTRMIKTTSLVVLIGVVEVTKVGQQIIDSNRLTIPTASFWIYGTILVLYFAVCFPISKLSTHLEKHWRN; from the coding sequence ATGCAGGATTCGGGAATGCAAGTACTCTTTCAGGGAAATAATCTCCTGAGAATCTTACAAGGATTGGGAGTCACGATTGGGATTTCTATCCTGTCTGTCCTCTTATCCATGATTTTCGGAACGGTGATGGGAATTATCATGACTTCTCATTCTAGAGTGATTCGTTTCTTGACTCGTTTTTATCTAGAATTTATCCGGATCATGCCCCAGCTGGTGCTCCTTTTCATCGTTTACTTTGGTTTAGCTCGAAACTTTAATATCAATATTTCTGGTGAGACTTCTGCTATTATCGTTTTCACCCTCTGGGGAACAGCTGAGATGGGTGACTTAGTTCGTGGAGCTATCACTTCCCTGCCTAAACATCAATTTGAGAGTGGACAAGCACTTGGCTTAACTAAATTTCAACTCTACTACTACATCATCATCCCTCAGGTCTTAAGAAGATTGCTCCCACAAGCCATCAACCTTGTCACTCGGATGATTAAAACGACTTCCTTGGTTGTTTTGATTGGGGTTGTTGAAGTTACCAAAGTTGGACAACAAATTATAGATAGCAATCGTTTGACTATCCCAACCGCTTCCTTTTGGATTTATGGAACCATCCTAGTCTTGTATTTCGCGGTTTGCTTCCCTATTTCCAAACTATCTACTCACTTAGAAAAACATTGGAGGAACTAA
- a CDS encoding amino acid ABC transporter ATP-binding protein, producing MSETILEIKELKKSFGDNPILQGLSLDVKKGEVVVILGPSGCGKSTLLRCLNGLESIQGGDILLDGQSIVENKKDFHLVRQKIGMVFQSYELFPHLDVLQNLILGPIKAQGRDKKEVTEEALQLLERVGLLDKQHSFARQLSGGQKQRVAIVRALLMHPEIILFDEVTASLDPEMVREVLELINDLAQEGRTMILVTHEMQFAQAIADRIIFLDQGKIAEEGTAQEFFTNPQTKRAQEFLNVFDFSQFGSYL from the coding sequence ATGTCTGAAACTATTTTAGAAATCAAGGAACTAAAAAAATCCTTCGGAGACAATCCTATCCTCCAAGGACTTTCCCTAGATGTTAAAAAGGGGGAAGTGGTCGTCATCCTAGGGCCGTCTGGTTGTGGGAAAAGTACCCTACTTCGTTGCCTCAATGGTTTAGAAAGTATTCAAGGAGGAGATATCCTGCTGGATGGCCAGTCCATCGTTGAAAATAAAAAAGATTTTCACTTGGTTCGCCAAAAAATCGGCATGGTCTTTCAAAGTTATGAACTCTTTCCTCACTTAGATGTCCTTCAAAACCTTATCTTAGGCCCTATCAAGGCTCAAGGAAGAGACAAAAAAGAAGTCACTGAAGAAGCTCTGCAACTACTAGAGCGTGTTGGACTTCTAGATAAACAACATAGCTTCGCTCGTCAATTATCTGGTGGACAAAAGCAACGGGTAGCCATCGTTCGTGCCCTTCTCATGCATCCAGAAATCATTCTTTTTGACGAGGTGACGGCTTCACTGGATCCAGAAATGGTGCGTGAGGTTCTGGAACTTATCAATGACTTGGCTCAAGAAGGGCGTACCATGATTCTGGTAACCCATGAAATGCAGTTTGCCCAAGCCATTGCGGACCGCATTATCTTCCTTGACCAAGGGAAAATTGCTGAAGAAGGAACTGCTCAGGAATTCTTCACAAATCCACAAACCAAACGAGCACAAGAATTTTTAAACGTCTTTGACTTTAGCCAGTTTGGCTCATACTTATAA
- a CDS encoding cysteine ABC transporter substrate-binding protein — protein sequence MKLLKPILTVFALAFALIFVTACSSGGSSDASSTKATAKARTIDEIKKSGELRIAVFGDKKPFGYVDNDGSYQGYDIELGNQLAQDLGVKVKYVSVDAANRAEYLISNKVDITLANFTVTDERKKQVDFALPYMKVSLGVVSPKDKVIRDVKELEGKTLIVTKGTTAETYFEKNHPEVKLQKYDQYSDAYQALLDGRGDAFSTDNTEVLAWALENKGYEVGITSLGNPDTIAPAVQKGNQELLDYINQEIEKLGKENFFHKAYEKTLHPTYGDAAKADDLVVEGEKVD from the coding sequence ATGAAACTACTAAAACCAATTCTAACTGTTTTTGCTCTAGCATTTGCGCTTATCTTTGTCACAGCTTGTAGTTCAGGCGGAAGCTCTGATGCTTCATCTACTAAGGCAACTGCCAAAGCTCGTACTATTGATGAAATTAAGAAAAGTGGCGAACTTCGAATCGCGGTATTTGGAGATAAAAAACCATTTGGTTATGTTGACAACGATGGTTCTTACCAAGGTTACGATATCGAACTAGGTAACCAATTAGCACAAGACCTTGGTGTAAAGGTCAAATACGTTTCTGTTGATGCTGCCAACCGTGCTGAATACTTGATTTCAAACAAGGTGGATATTACCCTTGCCAACTTTACAGTTACTGACGAACGTAAGAAACAAGTTGACTTTGCCCTTCCTTACATGAAAGTTTCTCTCGGTGTTGTGTCACCAAAAGATAAAGTCATCAGGGACGTTAAAGAACTTGAAGGCAAAACCTTGATCGTTACAAAAGGAACTACTGCTGAAACTTACTTTGAGAAAAATCACCCAGAAGTAAAACTTCAAAAATACGACCAATATAGCGATGCCTACCAAGCCCTTCTTGATGGACGTGGAGATGCCTTCTCTACTGATAATACTGAAGTTCTAGCTTGGGCGCTTGAAAACAAAGGATATGAAGTAGGAATTACTTCTCTTGGTAATCCAGATACTATTGCACCAGCAGTTCAAAAAGGTAACCAAGAACTACTCGACTACATCAACCAAGAAATCGAAAAATTAGGTAAGGAAAACTTCTTCCACAAGGCTTATGAGAAAACACTTCACCCAACTTACGGTGATGCTGCTAAAGCAGATGACCTTGTTGTTGAAGGTGAAAAAGTCGACTAA
- the pyrE gene encoding orotate phosphoribosyltransferase, with the protein MTLAKDIASHLLKIQAVYLKPEEPFTWASGIKSPIYTDNRVTLAYPDTRSLIENGFVEAIKAEFPEVEVIAGTATAGIPHGAIIADKMNLPFAYIRSKPKDHGAGNQIEGRVAQGQKMVVVEDLISTGGSVLEAVAAAKREGADVLGVVAIFSYQLPKADKNFADAGVKLVTLSNYSELIHLAQEEGYITPEGLDLLKRFKEDQENWQKA; encoded by the coding sequence ATGACACTTGCTAAAGATATTGCTAGCCATCTATTGAAAATTCAAGCCGTTTACCTCAAGCCAGAAGAACCCTTTACTTGGGCATCAGGTATCAAGTCACCGATTTATACGGACAACCGTGTGACACTTGCTTATCCAGATACTCGTAGCTTGATTGAAAATGGTTTTGTGGAAGCTATTAAGGCAGAATTCCCAGAAGTAGAAGTGATTGCAGGAACAGCGACTGCAGGTATTCCTCATGGTGCCATCATCGCTGACAAGATGAACTTGCCATTTGCCTATATCCGTAGCAAACCAAAAGACCATGGTGCTGGAAATCAAATCGAAGGCCGTGTAGCTCAGGGGCAAAAGATGGTCGTTGTTGAAGATTTGATTTCAACTGGTGGTTCAGTTCTCGAAGCTGTTGCAGCAGCCAAACGTGAAGGAGCTGATGTTCTTGGTGTTGTGGCTATTTTCAGCTATCAATTACCAAAAGCAGATAAGAACTTTGCCGATGCTGGTGTCAAACTAGTAACCCTTTCAAACTACAGCGAACTGATTCATCTAGCTCAAGAAGAAGGCTATATCACACCAGAAGGACTAGACCTCCTAAAACGTTTTAAAGAAGACCAAGAAAATTGGCAAAAAGCTTAA
- the pyrF gene encoding orotidine-5'-phosphate decarboxylase: MRESRPVIALDFPSFEAVKQFLALFPAEESLYLKVGMELYYATGPEIVSYLKDLGHSVFLDLKLHDIPNTVKSAMKVLSNLGVDMTNVHAAGGVEMMKAAREGLGKEAKLIAVTQLTSTSEEQMRDFQNIQTSLQESVIHYAKKTAEAGLDGVVCSAQEVKLIKEATNQDFICLTPGIRPAGAAVGDQKRVMTPADAYQIGSDYIVVGRPITQATDPVAAYRAIKDEWTRDWK; the protein is encoded by the coding sequence ATGCGCGAATCTCGTCCAGTTATTGCTCTTGATTTTCCAAGTTTTGAGGCAGTCAAGCAATTTTTAGCTCTTTTTCCAGCGGAAGAGAGTCTCTATCTAAAGGTAGGTATGGAGCTCTATTATGCTACAGGTCCGGAGATTGTTTCTTATTTGAAAGACTTAGGTCACAGTGTCTTTCTGGATCTCAAACTTCATGATATTCCCAATACGGTTAAGTCAGCCATGAAGGTTTTGTCTAATCTGGGTGTTGACATGACCAATGTTCATGCGGCAGGTGGTGTAGAGATGATGAAGGCTGCGCGAGAAGGTCTTGGGAAAGAAGCAAAATTGATTGCTGTTACCCAGTTGACTTCAACTTCTGAAGAACAAATGAGAGACTTTCAAAATATCCAAACCAGTCTTCAAGAATCGGTCATTCATTATGCCAAGAAAACTGCTGAAGCCGGTTTAGATGGTGTGGTTTGTTCGGCTCAGGAAGTGAAACTCATCAAAGAAGCTACCAACCAAGACTTTATCTGCCTGACACCAGGTATTCGACCAGCAGGCGCTGCAGTTGGAGACCAAAAACGAGTTATGACACCTGCGGATGCTTATCAGATTGGTAGTGACTATATCGTAGTTGGACGCCCAATCACTCAAGCCACGGATCCAGTAGCAGCTTATCGTGCTATCAAGGATGAGTGGACACGAGACTGGAAATAA
- a CDS encoding FtsQ-type POTRA domain-containing protein codes for MSKDKKQEPTQGKELSEWQKRNQEYLQKKAEEEAQLAKEKAQAEANKKEVAKAPEDEETTLSEWQKQNREYLRKKAEEETKEEQESDLSEDTEAEETSDSNPEEQKESSEDQSSPENEEETTETEQVEEEDEESQEKSEETKVEEKRSKSKKKIANPSIPSVHIWRAVTILIPSLLVLFFSIYLLTPYSTLKNIEVTGTVETNADQIKEASGIRDSDYTFDLLLNKDKHAEMIKSNHWIESASIHYQFPTNFTIQVKEYGIVAYYVSGEDHYPILSSGTVETSPVSLVSLPETYMSVLFNDEQQVKILIEQLAEVSPEIKQAIKTIELAPTSVTSDLLKITMYDTDEILVPLSELGKKLPYYSKIKPQLTVPSGIDMEVGIYSYSLKDKALEEARIKAKEEEKKKQEEEKKKQEEQGNQTQNQTQNQTTQQSQSR; via the coding sequence ATGTCAAAGGATAAGAAACAAGAGCCAACTCAAGGCAAGGAATTGTCAGAGTGGCAAAAACGAAATCAAGAATATCTTCAAAAAAAAGCTGAAGAAGAGGCCCAACTAGCCAAAGAAAAGGCCCAAGCAGAGGCCAATAAAAAAGAAGTTGCAAAAGCTCCGGAAGACGAAGAAACCACCTTATCAGAGTGGCAGAAGCAGAACCGTGAATATCTGCGTAAAAAGGCTGAAGAAGAGACCAAGGAAGAACAAGAGTCAGACTTATCTGAAGATACTGAGGCAGAAGAGACCTCAGATTCTAATCCTGAAGAGCAGAAGGAGAGTTCAGAAGACCAGTCCTCTCCAGAGAATGAGGAGGAAACTACTGAGACAGAACAAGTAGAAGAAGAGGACGAAGAATCTCAAGAAAAATCTGAAGAAACAAAAGTAGAAGAAAAGAGATCTAAGTCTAAGAAAAAGATTGCTAATCCTTCTATTCCAAGTGTTCATATCTGGCGTGCTGTTACGATTCTAATCCCAAGTTTGCTTGTCTTGTTCTTTTCCATCTATCTTTTGACGCCATACTCAACTTTGAAAAACATAGAAGTCACTGGTACGGTAGAGACCAATGCAGACCAAATCAAAGAGGCTTCAGGGATTCGTGATAGTGACTATACCTTTGATCTGCTTCTCAATAAAGACAAACATGCTGAGATGATTAAGTCCAATCACTGGATTGAATCTGCTAGCATTCACTATCAATTCCCGACCAATTTTACCATCCAGGTCAAGGAATACGGGATTGTAGCCTATTATGTTTCTGGAGAGGATCATTATCCGATTCTTTCTAGTGGGACGGTGGAAACCAGTCCAGTTAGTCTAGTCAGTCTTCCTGAAACCTATATGTCTGTACTCTTTAACGATGAGCAGCAAGTCAAAATCTTGATTGAACAACTGGCTGAAGTCAGCCCAGAGATTAAGCAGGCTATCAAAACGATTGAATTGGCTCCAACTAGTGTAACCAGCGACCTTCTCAAGATTACCATGTATGATACCGATGAGATTTTGGTTCCCTTATCAGAATTAGGTAAAAAATTGCCTTACTATAGCAAGATTAAACCCCAATTAACAGTTCCAAGCGGTATTGATATGGAAGTTGGGATCTATAGTTATAGCTTGAAGGATAAGGCTTTAGAAGAAGCAAGAATCAAAGCTAAAGAAGAGGAAAAGAAGAAGCAGGAAGAAGAAAAGAAAAAACAAGAAGAGCAAGGAAATCAAACTCAGAATCAAACTCAAAATCAAACAACCCAACAATCACAGAGTCGTTAA
- a CDS encoding UDP-N-acetylglucosamine--N-acetylmuramyl-(pentapeptide) pyrophosphoryl-undecaprenol N-acetylglucosamine transferase, which translates to MKKIVFTGGGTVGHVTLNLLLMPKFIEDGWEVHYIGDKNGIEHHEILKSGLDVTFHSIATGKLRRYFSWQNMVDVFKVAFGILQSLFIMLRVRPQALFSKGGFVSVPPVIAARVCRVPVFIHESDLSMGLANKIAYKFATKMYSTFEQASSLTKVEHVGAVTKVSGPIMEEPEEMVDIRTYFDSKLPTLLFVGGSAGARVFNQLVTDHKEELTSRYNIINLTGEASLNELSSNLYRVDYVTDLYQPLMNMADVVVTRGGANTIFELLAMAKLHVIVPLGREASRGDQIENAAYFVKKGYAEELQESDLTLSTLEEKVSKLLTHKEDYQSTMKNSHELKSVADFYALLKKDLS; encoded by the coding sequence ATGAAAAAAATAGTATTTACAGGTGGGGGAACGGTTGGACACGTTACCCTCAACCTTTTATTAATGCCTAAGTTCATCGAAGATGGCTGGGAAGTCCACTATATTGGTGATAAAAATGGGATTGAGCATCATGAAATTCTCAAGTCAGGTTTAGATGTTACCTTCCATTCGATTGCAACAGGGAAATTACGTCGATATTTCTCATGGCAAAATATGGTTGACGTCTTTAAGGTTGCTTTTGGAATTCTTCAATCGCTCTTTATCATGCTTCGAGTTCGTCCACAAGCCCTCTTTTCTAAGGGTGGATTTGTATCTGTTCCTCCTGTTATTGCAGCGCGAGTATGTAGAGTACCAGTCTTTATCCACGAGTCTGACCTCTCTATGGGCTTGGCCAATAAAATCGCCTATAAGTTTGCGACTAAGATGTACTCTACTTTTGAACAAGCGTCTAGTCTCACTAAGGTAGAGCATGTAGGAGCTGTGACCAAGGTTTCTGGCCCAATCATGGAAGAACCTGAAGAAATGGTGGACATCCGAACTTATTTTGATAGCAAACTACCAACTCTTCTCTTTGTTGGAGGTTCTGCTGGAGCGCGTGTCTTTAACCAACTAGTTACAGACCACAAGGAAGAGCTGACTAGTCGCTACAATATCATCAACCTGACAGGTGAGGCTAGTTTAAATGAACTAAGTTCAAACCTCTATCGTGTTGACTATGTGACTGACCTCTATCAACCACTCATGAATATGGCTGATGTAGTCGTCACTCGTGGTGGTGCCAATACCATTTTTGAGCTCCTTGCCATGGCTAAATTGCATGTCATTGTCCCTCTAGGGCGTGAAGCTAGCCGTGGAGACCAGATTGAAAATGCAGCTTACTTTGTGAAAAAAGGCTATGCTGAGGAGTTGCAAGAGAGCGATTTGACCTTGTCTACTTTAGAAGAAAAAGTAAGCAAGCTTTTGACCCACAAAGAAGACTACCAGAGCACGATGAAAAATTCTCATGAATTAAAATCTGTGGCGGATTTTTATGCGCTACTAAAAAAAGATCTATCATAA
- the murD gene encoding UDP-N-acetylmuramoyl-L-alanine--D-glutamate ligase — protein sequence MKRIDQFENKKVLVLGLAKSGESAARLLDKLGAIVTVNDGKPFEENPAAQSLLEEGIKVVTGGHPLELLDEDFALMVKNPGIPYSNPMIEKALEKGIPVLTEVELAYLISDAPIVGITGSNGKTTTTTMIGEVLTAAGQNGLLSGNIGYPASQVAQTATDKDTLVMELSSFQLMGIQEFHPEIAVITNLMPTHIDYHGSFEAYVEAKWNIQSNMTAADYLVLNFNQELAKELATKTNATVVPFSTLEKVDGAYLEDGLLYFRGEKVMAADEIGVPGSHNVENALATIAVAKLRGVDNEIIKETLSAFGGVKHRLQFVDQINGVKFYNDSKSTNILATQKALSGFDNNKVILIAGGLDRGNEFDELVPDIKGLKKMVILGQSAERVKRAADKAGVAYVDATDIADATRKAYEIAEEGDVVLLSPANASWDMYANFEVRGDLFIDTVAELKG from the coding sequence ATGAAACGAATTGATCAATTTGAAAATAAGAAAGTATTAGTCCTAGGTTTAGCTAAATCAGGTGAATCTGCAGCTCGTCTCTTGGACAAGTTGGGCGCCATTGTAACGGTGAATGATGGCAAACCTTTTGAGGAAAATCCAGCAGCTCAGAGCCTTTTGGAAGAGGGAATCAAGGTTGTCACTGGTGGACATCCTTTGGAATTATTGGATGAAGATTTTGCCCTCATGGTAAAAAATCCAGGAATTCCTTATAGCAACCCGATGATTGAAAAAGCTTTAGAAAAAGGCATTCCAGTCTTGACAGAGGTTGAGTTGGCCTACTTGATTTCTGATGCACCGATTGTTGGTATTACTGGTTCAAATGGTAAGACTACGACCACAACCATGATTGGAGAAGTTCTGACTGCTGCAGGACAAAATGGGCTTTTATCAGGTAACATTGGTTACCCTGCAAGCCAGGTAGCTCAGACAGCAACAGATAAGGATACCCTTGTCATGGAACTTTCTTCTTTCCAATTAATGGGAATTCAGGAATTCCATCCTGAAATTGCTGTTATCACCAACCTGATGCCAACACATATTGACTATCACGGTTCTTTTGAAGCCTATGTCGAAGCTAAGTGGAATATTCAAAGCAATATGACAGCGGCTGATTACTTAGTATTGAACTTCAACCAGGAATTAGCTAAAGAGCTTGCTACAAAGACAAACGCGACTGTAGTACCATTCTCAACCCTTGAAAAGGTTGACGGTGCTTATCTTGAAGATGGTCTTCTTTACTTCCGTGGTGAAAAAGTCATGGCAGCTGATGAAATCGGAGTTCCTGGTAGCCACAATGTGGAAAATGCTCTTGCAACCATTGCTGTAGCTAAACTTCGTGGTGTGGACAATGAAATCATTAAGGAAACCTTGTCAGCCTTTGGTGGTGTGAAGCACCGTCTCCAGTTTGTAGACCAAATCAATGGGGTGAAATTCTACAACGATAGTAAGTCAACCAATATCTTGGCAACTCAAAAAGCCTTGTCTGGATTTGACAATAACAAGGTTATCTTGATTGCTGGTGGGTTGGACCGTGGAAATGAGTTTGATGAATTAGTGCCGGATATTAAAGGACTCAAGAAAATGGTCATCCTCGGTCAGTCTGCAGAGCGTGTCAAACGTGCAGCAGATAAGGCTGGTGTGGCTTATGTGGATGCAACAGATATTGCTGACGCAACTCGAAAGGCTTATGAAATTGCGGAAGAAGGAGATGTGGTTCTCCTCAGTCCTGCTAATGCTAGCTGGGATATGTATGCCAACTTTGAGGTACGTGGAGATCTTTTCATCGACACTGTAGCGGAGTTAAAGGGATAA
- a CDS encoding ABC transporter permease: MKRKTYWKDLLQSFTGSKGRFLSILTLMMLGSLAVVGLKVASPNMEQTAWDYIQKANLADITVIADYGLDQADQAELQTLSGADVEFGYMTDLTLANSEDAIRIFSNTDMISKFQVTQGRLPEKEDELALADFWKDRYQIGQVIYLSQKKGSNSQLKRDSYTITGFVHSPDIFSKSDMGSSASGNGNLVAYGVVTEENFKSSVYTIARLRFSSLTDVNPFSSAYEKKLEEEEETLKDLVADNGQARLEKMKKDAQESLDEVKKQLDEAETNLTAGKKRLQEIERRLQAQENQVSQLPEPQKSQASSQLGEAKKQLKQEQEKLSQAETDLTNEKAKWQTSQDEVNALTEPSYHVYNRKSSPTGQGYLMYSNSAMSIRAVGNIFPVVLYAVAAMVTFTTMTRFVDEERTNAGIFKALGYHSKDIIAKFVIYGLVAGTLGTLLGILIGHYILAPTISHIITKRMIVGESQQYFYWTYSCLALGLSLVASVLPAYLVSHRELHEEAAQLLLPKPPVKGSKILLERITFIWSHLSFTQKVTARNIFRYKQRMMMTIFGVAGSVALLFAGLGIQSSVVGVADRQFKDLQQYQMILSVNSRASDSDKAKLEEKLQSDEVENYRLISSKQVEEKYAGKAGVQTVTMMVTDQDDLDPFVHLEKNGEKLSLSNGLVLTEKLAQLAGVSLGDNFTIDGKTFKVGAITEHYVGHFVYMNQATYEKIYGQAPKMNTYLVQLKDKSEGNTERVAGEFMDQAAVSGLVQNASTIQLFESFANSLNHTMAILVLVSVLLAIVILYNLTNINVAERIRELSTIKVLGFHNKEVTLYIYRETILLSLIGMIVGLVSGFYLHQFLIQMIAPGTFRFQPKVGWEVYLIPVLAVSVILTILGVFVNHYLQKVDMLEALKSVE, translated from the coding sequence ATGAAAAGAAAGACATATTGGAAAGACCTGCTCCAGTCTTTCACAGGTTCAAAGGGACGGTTTTTATCCATCCTAACTCTGATGATGTTAGGTTCTTTAGCCGTGGTTGGTCTCAAAGTAGCCAGTCCCAATATGGAGCAAACAGCATGGGATTATATTCAAAAAGCCAATCTGGCTGATATTACTGTCATAGCAGATTATGGTCTAGATCAGGCAGACCAGGCAGAATTGCAAACTCTATCAGGAGCAGATGTCGAGTTTGGTTATATGACAGATTTGACTCTGGCAAATAGTGAAGATGCCATACGAATCTTTTCAAATACTGATATGATTTCAAAATTTCAAGTAACCCAAGGTCGTTTGCCTGAAAAAGAAGATGAACTAGCCTTGGCGGACTTTTGGAAAGATCGCTATCAGATTGGTCAAGTCATTTATTTGAGTCAAAAGAAGGGCAGTAATTCTCAATTAAAGCGGGATAGTTATACCATTACAGGCTTTGTCCACTCTCCAGATATTTTTTCAAAATCAGATATGGGGAGTTCAGCCAGTGGTAATGGGAACTTGGTTGCTTATGGTGTCGTAACTGAAGAAAATTTTAAGAGCTCTGTATACACGATTGCCCGCCTGCGTTTTTCTAGCCTAACAGATGTCAATCCTTTCTCTAGTGCTTACGAAAAGAAGCTAGAGGAAGAAGAGGAGACTTTAAAGGACCTAGTTGCTGATAATGGACAAGCGCGGCTAGAGAAAATGAAGAAGGATGCCCAAGAGTCCCTTGATGAAGTCAAGAAACAACTGGATGAAGCAGAGACTAATTTGACAGCTGGCAAGAAACGCCTACAGGAAATCGAAAGGCGTCTACAAGCTCAAGAAAATCAAGTGAGCCAACTACCAGAACCACAAAAAAGTCAAGCGTCTAGTCAGTTAGGAGAAGCAAAGAAGCAACTGAAACAGGAACAGGAAAAGCTGAGCCAAGCCGAAACAGATCTTACTAACGAAAAGGCTAAATGGCAGACCAGTCAGGATGAAGTCAATGCTCTGACAGAGCCAAGCTATCATGTCTACAATCGAAAGAGTTCTCCTACTGGTCAAGGTTATCTCATGTATAGTAACTCGGCCATGAGTATTCGGGCTGTTGGCAATATCTTTCCAGTTGTTCTCTATGCTGTAGCAGCCATGGTTACCTTTACCACCATGACACGATTTGTAGACGAGGAAAGGACCAATGCAGGGATTTTCAAAGCTCTAGGCTACCATAGCAAGGATATCATTGCTAAGTTTGTGATTTACGGTCTAGTTGCTGGTACTCTTGGCACTCTACTAGGAATTCTGATTGGTCACTACATCCTAGCACCTACTATTTCGCATATCATCACTAAGCGAATGATCGTTGGTGAGAGTCAGCAGTATTTCTATTGGACCTATAGTTGCTTGGCTTTGGGACTAAGCTTAGTAGCTAGTGTCCTACCTGCCTACCTTGTATCTCATAGAGAATTGCATGAAGAAGCAGCACAATTATTACTACCCAAGCCGCCAGTCAAGGGCTCAAAGATTCTCTTGGAGCGGATAACCTTTATCTGGTCTCATTTGAGCTTTACCCAAAAGGTAACTGCCCGCAATATTTTCCGATACAAACAACGCATGATGATGACCATTTTTGGGGTTGCAGGTTCAGTAGCTCTCCTCTTTGCAGGGCTTGGTATCCAATCTTCTGTGGTAGGAGTTGCTGACAGACAGTTTAAGGATCTTCAACAATATCAGATGATTCTCTCTGTCAATTCTCGAGCTTCAGATTCTGATAAGGCAAAGCTAGAAGAAAAATTGCAGAGTGATGAAGTTGAAAACTATCGTTTAATTTCTTCCAAACAGGTTGAGGAAAAGTATGCTGGCAAGGCAGGTGTTCAAACCGTGACCATGATGGTAACGGATCAAGATGATCTGGATCCCTTTGTCCATTTAGAAAAAAATGGGGAAAAACTGAGCTTATCTAACGGACTTGTTCTGACTGAAAAATTAGCCCAGTTGGCAGGAGTTTCCCTAGGTGACAACTTTACAATAGATGGAAAAACCTTTAAGGTTGGAGCCATTACCGAACACTACGTAGGCCATTTTGTTTATATGAATCAGGCGACCTATGAAAAAATTTACGGTCAAGCTCCCAAGATGAACACCTATCTGGTCCAACTTAAGGATAAAAGTGAAGGGAATACTGAAAGAGTCGCAGGAGAATTTATGGACCAGGCGGCTGTTAGTGGCCTCGTTCAAAATGCCTCAACCATTCAGCTCTTTGAAAGTTTTGCTAATTCTCTGAATCATACCATGGCGATTTTGGTGCTGGTATCGGTGCTATTAGCCATCGTGATTCTCTATAATTTGACCAATATCAATGTTGCTGAACGGATTCGGGAACTCTCAACCATCAAGGTTCTTGGTTTTCATAACAAAGAAGTGACCCTTTACATCTATCGGGAAACCATCCTATTGTCACTAATTGGAATGATTGTAGGATTGGTATCAGGCTTTTATCTCCATCAATTTCTCATTCAGATGATCGCACCCGGTACCTTCCGTTTTCAACCGAAGGTCGGCTGGGAAGTTTATCTCATCCCAGTTCTAGCCGTCAGTGTCATTTTGACCATCCTAGGAGTTTTTGTCAATCATTATCTCCAAAAGGTGGATATGTTAGAAGCCCTCAAGTCTGTAGAATAA